A part of Propioniciclava coleopterorum genomic DNA contains:
- a CDS encoding nickel transporter produces MVRWNIAAVAALHVAALALFLGGHLLGTAGLAMIAFAYSRGLLHALDADHLAMIDGSTRKLLGEQRNPAGVGLAFSLGHSTVVLAAGVAVVLGAAWVREAIDPDTQLATVLGSIGAGVSAAYLLAVAAANTPLLVAAVRGADAVGHTHALAPTGWWGRLLMTPLSRVRHAGHVYAFGLLFGLGFDTASTISLLMLTASASLAGVPPVALLCLPLAFAAAMTLGDSINAHVMLRVYTAAETSARRRLNIALLIVSITSAVLVAGATLTGLVGAWSGIAVPEFDTTWFGWGLAALAALGALWLGWLRYLARCTGPHPPLKR; encoded by the coding sequence GTGGTCCGCTGGAACATCGCCGCCGTGGCCGCCCTGCACGTGGCTGCGCTGGCACTGTTCCTCGGCGGCCACCTCCTGGGCACCGCCGGACTGGCGATGATCGCGTTCGCCTACAGCCGGGGGCTGCTCCACGCCCTGGACGCCGACCACCTGGCGATGATCGACGGTTCCACGCGCAAGCTGCTCGGCGAGCAGCGCAATCCGGCTGGGGTCGGGCTGGCGTTCTCCCTGGGCCACTCGACGGTGGTGCTGGCCGCCGGCGTCGCCGTGGTGCTCGGCGCCGCCTGGGTGAGGGAGGCGATCGACCCGGACACCCAGCTCGCGACCGTCCTGGGCAGCATCGGTGCGGGAGTCTCCGCGGCCTACCTGCTCGCCGTCGCCGCCGCCAACACCCCGCTGCTGGTGGCGGCCGTGCGCGGTGCGGACGCGGTGGGGCACACCCACGCGCTGGCCCCGACCGGCTGGTGGGGCCGCCTGCTCATGACGCCGCTGTCGCGGGTGCGCCACGCGGGGCACGTGTACGCGTTCGGACTGCTGTTCGGGCTCGGTTTCGACACGGCGTCCACGATCTCCCTGCTCATGCTCACCGCGTCGGCGTCGCTCGCCGGGGTCCCCCCGGTCGCCCTGCTGTGCCTGCCGCTCGCGTTCGCCGCGGCGATGACCCTCGGCGACTCGATCAACGCTCACGTCATGCTGCGGGTCTACACCGCGGCCGAGACCTCGGCCCGGCGACGGCTCAACATCGCGCTGCTGATCGTCTCCATCACCTCGGCCGTGCTCGTGGCCGGCGCGACGCTCACCGGGCTGGTCGGCGCCTGGTCCGGCATCGCCGTGCCCGAGTTCGACACCACCTGGTTCGGGTGGGGTCTCGCCGCCCTGGCCGCGCTCGGCGCCCTGTGGCTGGGCTGGCTCCGCTACCTCGCCCGGTGCACCGGGCCCCACCCTCCCCTCAAGCGATAG
- a CDS encoding GntR family transcriptional regulator: MHIVLSATSGTPMYEQIKDQVRSAVYGGALAPGQPLPSQRELARDLQVSLITVTRAYNDLVAEGIIGARQGRGTVVLDVDPHRVRAHLDDRIDQALRAAIIAARLGGRPIDDLTQRLSRLWDEEQPHP, from the coding sequence GTGCACATCGTCTTGTCCGCCACATCGGGAACCCCGATGTACGAGCAGATCAAGGACCAGGTCCGCAGCGCCGTCTACGGCGGCGCCCTGGCCCCCGGTCAGCCGCTCCCCTCCCAACGCGAACTCGCCCGCGACCTGCAGGTGAGCCTGATCACCGTCACCCGCGCCTACAACGACCTGGTGGCCGAAGGGATCATCGGCGCGCGCCAGGGCCGCGGCACCGTGGTGCTCGACGTCGACCCGCACCGGGTCCGCGCTCACCTCGACGACCGCATCGACCAGGCCCTGCGCGCGGCCATCATCGCCGCCCGGCTGGGGGGCCGCCCGATCGACGATCTGACTCAACGACTGTCCCGCCTCTGGGACGAGGAGCAACCACACCCATGA
- a CDS encoding ABC transporter ATP-binding protein translates to MDLTLPYGYVTALLGANGSGKTTLIKILLGLIAPAGGGVTILGADPRTLPAGVRAVLDTSYFVPDWRVGEALRALRPTADAWDDALVRQLVERFDLPREGRIKELSRGEASKLKLTVALAARPQLLILDEPTSGLDPLAREQVLQVIREFMVDPTHSVLFSTHIPSDMPGLADQVVALRQGQVVLDRPMDQLTDDFFAVRGVREELDHLPDVLIGVRRTATNFTAIVAADQTAGLPPSVLVEAADVDDVAKALAVPVEGIDL, encoded by the coding sequence GTGGATCTCACGCTGCCCTACGGCTACGTCACGGCGCTGCTCGGGGCCAACGGCTCCGGCAAGACCACGTTGATCAAGATCCTGCTGGGCCTCATCGCGCCCGCCGGCGGAGGCGTCACGATCCTCGGGGCCGATCCGCGCACCCTGCCCGCAGGCGTCCGCGCCGTGCTGGACACCTCCTACTTCGTGCCCGACTGGCGGGTCGGGGAGGCCCTGCGCGCGCTGCGCCCCACCGCGGACGCCTGGGACGACGCGCTGGTGCGCCAGCTCGTGGAGCGCTTCGACCTGCCCCGGGAGGGCCGGATCAAGGAGCTTTCGCGCGGCGAGGCGAGCAAGCTCAAGCTCACGGTCGCGCTGGCCGCCCGTCCTCAGTTGCTGATCCTCGACGAGCCGACCAGCGGGCTCGACCCGCTGGCCCGCGAGCAGGTGCTCCAGGTCATCCGCGAGTTCATGGTGGACCCCACGCACTCGGTGCTGTTCTCCACCCACATCCCCTCCGACATGCCGGGGCTGGCGGACCAGGTCGTGGCCCTGCGGCAAGGGCAGGTCGTGCTCGACCGGCCGATGGATCAGCTCACCGACGACTTCTTCGCGGTAAGAGGCGTGCGCGAGGAGCTGGATCACCTGCCCGACGTCCTGATCGGCGTGCGCCGCACGGCCACCAACTTCACCGCCATCGTGGCGGCGGACCAGACGGCAGGCCTCCCGCCGAGCGTGCTCGTCGAAGCGGCCGACGTCGACGACGTCGCGAAAGCCCTCGCGGTCCCCGTGGAAGGAATCGACCTGTGA
- a CDS encoding ABC-2 transporter permease has product MNTLGFMALDVRSVRPYTLPLIGAAVLGVAVGQLGSTGYPTATLSIAAVIVTMLVSSYLFSLDERSGLDTLYGLARLTRAQVVVGRYATLLTAALVSTLLGVLAYPLAAWRAGVDAWAGLPEAALGVWCGVGWMIAVQAPVCFRSGYTKARFILLVLALAMFCVVMGGASILQFSVATQSGLPGWGLPALVLTTAAALVGSGALSIRWYRRRDL; this is encoded by the coding sequence GTGAACACCCTTGGCTTCATGGCGCTGGACGTCCGCTCGGTGCGTCCCTACACCCTCCCCTTGATCGGGGCGGCCGTGCTCGGCGTGGCCGTCGGGCAACTGGGCAGCACCGGCTACCCCACCGCCACGCTGTCGATCGCCGCGGTCATCGTCACGATGCTGGTCAGCTCGTATCTGTTCTCTTTGGACGAGCGCTCCGGGCTCGACACGCTCTACGGGCTCGCCCGCCTCACGCGGGCCCAGGTGGTGGTCGGTCGCTACGCGACGCTCCTGACGGCGGCGCTGGTGAGCACGTTGCTCGGCGTCCTGGCCTACCCGCTGGCCGCGTGGCGCGCGGGGGTCGACGCCTGGGCGGGCCTGCCCGAGGCCGCTCTCGGGGTCTGGTGCGGCGTCGGATGGATGATCGCCGTCCAGGCGCCGGTGTGCTTCCGAAGCGGCTACACCAAGGCGCGCTTCATCCTGCTGGTGCTCGCCTTGGCCATGTTCTGCGTCGTCATGGGCGGCGCCTCGATCCTGCAGTTCTCGGTCGCCACGCAGTCCGGTCTGCCGGGCTGGGGACTCCCGGCGCTGGTGCTCACCACCGCGGCCGCGCTGGTCGGCTCGGGTGCGCTGTCGATCCGCTGGTACCGGCGCCGCGACCTGTGA